A stretch of DNA from bacterium:
CTTGAAATCTTCCTGTATTTGTTTAATTCCTAAGTGTGCAGAGGGCGAAACTTCAGCGTGAAGATATAGGCAAAATATACTTATCAGAAAAGATAAGCCCAATACCGGTAAAATAGCAGCCAAAGGATCAATTCCGCAGGATTCTAGCCCCACAACTTCTCCGTCTTGAGACAATCTGTTGAAACAATTAACGCTCCCCAATAAAATACCCATTGAAATCGAATAGGGCAGAATGAGGCAAACTATATTAAAAAGCAATGTCATTGTTGTCGCCAGTCCTATTCTCTCGTCAAAAAAAACGCGCGCCAACGGGAAAAAATTACTTATGAATAAAACGAAAGTAAATATAAAAAACCCCAGCAGGAAAGACGGAATAAATTCTTTTATTATGTAAAGCCTTAATATTTTCATTGTGAAAGTTCTTGCTACGCTCTGAACTATGATTATACCCTGCAATTCACACCCTGAAATTTCAGAGAAATTTTCGGGTACTTAGTCCTTGAAATGCTCTGCATTTCTAGGGGCAGCGATTATTAAATCCAGATTACACAGATTAACAGATTATTTTAAAGTAGCTGGTAGAAAGTAGCAAGCCCCGTTAGAAATTTATTTCTTTACGGGGCAAGTCCTGTTACATGCTTCCATATCTTTAAATAGTAAGGCGGAGCAATAAAAATCCTTGAGTTTAAGGTCTTCATCCTGCTGTTATTACACGCCTCTTTAGGGGCGCCTTAAATGGTTGCAGTATATTTGTTTTATATGCTATAGTGCGACAGTTAATTATGAAGAAAAATATCATATTTTTTGTCATCAGAGCGCTGGTAAGTATTTCTTTGATAGGTTTTATTCTTCTTAATCTTGGCAAAGAAAATCTGCAGAGCTTCCCCGGTTATCTTCAAAATGCATCCTATCCTTTTTTATTCATTTCAATTTTGTTTTTTGCTGTAGCTGTTACGATAACGGCTATCAGGTGGAAGAGATTGTTGGAAGTGCAGGATGTCAAACTTAGTTTTATAGAAGCATTCCAATTAACATTTATCGGTTTTTTCTTCTCGAATTTTTTGCCCGGCACTTTGGGGGGGGACGCAGTGAAGTTATATTATATTGCAAAACATACCCGTAAAAATGCAGGCTCTTTGGCTTCTATTCTTATTGACCGGGCGATAGGAATGTCGGCGCTTATTTTTATTGCTATTCCTGTTGTTCTTTTGAATTTCAGATATCCTGTTGTTAAAAATCTGTCACCATTGGTTTTTGGTCTGTTTGCGTTTTTCTTGATTACGAGTTTTCTTTTCTTTAATCTTAAAAATACGTTTCTCTTAACAAAAATTTTTAAAATTAGACTATTTGGGATAGGTGATAAAATAGCAAACTTTAAAAAAGCATTGGTTCTATATAGAAAAAGTAAAACTATCCTTGCATTTGCCCTTTCAGTTTCCGTTATTATTCAACTCCTTATAATATTTGTCTGCTATTTCCTATCCAAATTTCTTAATCTGAATATACCGATTGTATACTTGTTTCTTTTTATACCTATAATCCAATTGATTGTAGCCATCCCTGTAACAGTCTCAGGGATAGGAACCAGAGAGGTTGCTTTTGTTTTTTTCTTCGCAACCACTGCAGGAATTATCCCTAAAATGGATGCATTTGCCTTGAGTATAGTATTTTATCTTGTTATGGTAGC
This window harbors:
- a CDS encoding LptF/LptG family permease, which translates into the protein MKILRLYIIKEFIPSFLLGFFIFTFVLFISNFFPLARVFFDERIGLATTMTLLFNIVCLILPYSISMGILLGSVNCFNRLSQDGEVVGLESCGIDPLAAILPVLGLSFLISIFCLYLHAEVSPSAHLGIKQIQEDFK
- a CDS encoding flippase-like domain-containing protein; protein product: MKKNIIFFVIRALVSISLIGFILLNLGKENLQSFPGYLQNASYPFLFISILFFAVAVTITAIRWKRLLEVQDVKLSFIEAFQLTFIGFFFSNFLPGTLGGDAVKLYYIAKHTRKNAGSLASILIDRAIGMSALIFIAIPVVLLNFRYPVVKNLSPLVFGLFAFFLITSFLFFNLKNTFLLTKIFKIRLFGIGDKIANFKKALVLYRKSKTILAFALSVSVIIQLLIIFVCYFLSKFLNLNIPIVYLFLFIPIIQLIVAIPVTVSGIGTREVAFVFFFATTAGIIPKMDAFALSIVFYLVMVATSLIGGVVYLFKGGELKK